In Eupeodes corollae chromosome 3, idEupCoro1.1, whole genome shotgun sequence, a single genomic region encodes these proteins:
- the LOC129952342 gene encoding dolichyl-diphosphooligosaccharide--protein glycosyltransferase subunit DAD1, translating to MLEIKSVLEKFYGDYVNHTSKKLKMIDAYLLYILFTGVIQFAYCCLVGTFPFNSFLSGFISSVSCFILGVCLRLQANPENKTIFCKISPERGFVDFIFAHVVLHLVVANFIG from the coding sequence atgctCGAAATTAAAAGTGTACTTGAAAAGTTCTACGGTGATTATGTTAACCATACATCGAAAAAACTCAAGATGATCGATGCTTATCTTTTGTACATCTTATTTACCGGCGTTATTCAATTTGCCTACTGCTGTTTGGTAGGAACCTTTCCCTTTAACTCATTCCTGTCTGGGTTCATATCGAGTGTGAGCTGTTTCATTTTGGGAGTTTGTCTACGGCTTCAAGCAAATCCAGAAAAcaagacaatattttgtaaaatctcGCCGGAAAGGGGATTTGTTGACTTCATATTTGCTCATGTTGTATTGCATTTAGTTGTAGCTAACTTTATTGGATAA